A portion of the Euwallacea similis isolate ESF13 chromosome 8, ESF131.1, whole genome shotgun sequence genome contains these proteins:
- the LOC136410361 gene encoding uncharacterized protein codes for MGNDKMNTCVEDWIEFQQQKLSSMSIKHVRIETGEDSYYGRLRITKKVFSILPDDPQIRGTILNESRLNGLDEAGSKGIRISERFGNPSFIIYFRSTNERNMALEKLRILISSAT; via the exons ATGGGGAACG ataaaatgAATACTTGTGTCGAAGATTGGATCGAATTTCAACAACAGAAACTTTCAAGCATGAGTATCAAACACGTTAGAATTGAAACGGGGGAGGATTCCTATTATGGCCGCCTTCGGATcaccaaaaaagtatttagtaTCCTTCCAGATGACCCTCAGATAAGGGGAACTATTCTCAACGAATCCCGCCTCAACGGACTTGACGAAGCGGGAAGTAAGGGCATCAGAATAAGTGAAAGATTTGGGAATCCATCGTTCATCATATATTTTCGGTCAACGAATGAACGAAATATGGctttagaaaaacttaggATTTTAATAAG TTCGGCCACCTGA